The following coding sequences lie in one Myxococcus xanthus genomic window:
- a CDS encoding GDSL-type esterase/lipase family protein, which yields MDFLKARSTGLTLILTVALALGLSLAPVPDALRPLPSLQRGPLPEKLVALVLPTSLSGGRATRPPGEVMTAGAGAAKRPPEETGEVEEPADAGALVAEPLPAVPTTPGIGLEELSAPTLARAKDLEALRERMGSQHVDIELNCRKAGPDGSCLEDGLAPYTRALAELREDARRTPVRVVHLGDSLVASDHITDLVRDRLQERFGAGGKGFLFITRPASAGRWTRSGRGSDGWEIERLVDSKWPRDRVGWTGVAFSSEKGSQSTRYDVEGSRVAELFFLAQPASGTVQFSVDGKPLQRIHTRGFSKNKSEAAFARVTLPQGAKSLTLTTSGKVELHGMTLESGTPGVVYDTVGLLGGMAEVYLRAQPAAFRAQLRQRKPSLVVMMVGGNEAFFYSRDRTTLDEVRAQIKELMSRVRTNVPNAACLLMAPIDAGVRTMSGEVVSRRGTREIGDIYREEAREAGCAFWDAYAAMGGEGSAMRWLEEGLMLDDLVHPRARGSDLLGHLFDLSLQRAFAKSRAPLVAVADPTGLQNADTALARTFDKLKRRESGEALRVGVAQLGGSHTASHYFTDVVREVLTKRFGDAGRGFIAAGKASPRLEPAGVTRALEGDWTIEDAAKDAPPPGGLWGLTGIRAVGGPGAKLRIQFCKECPEAKETSGRLDLYALDVPDVLAPDIAVDGELLPPDAPPPEPLTEPTVRIRSFPVTGSSHTVEVTAPKDGNVTVLGASLEYDTPGVVYDALGLPGATASTLGAMDAAAVDAQLASRRPDLLVFWYGTNEAGRSGLDASALRRDYAAMLTRLRKATNAECLVMGPTDRLTQDANGRWSEAPSLASVLNTLPQVAKDAGCAYWSTRAAMGGERSMLRWQRAQPALGHADGVHLTPEGYARLAGAFSRELLTAYEAHKKAGPTSRVEDN from the coding sequence TTGGACTTCCTCAAGGCCAGATCCACCGGGCTGACGCTCATCCTCACCGTCGCACTGGCGTTGGGGCTGTCGCTTGCCCCGGTCCCAGACGCCCTCCGGCCCCTCCCGAGTCTCCAGCGGGGTCCCCTGCCCGAGAAGCTGGTGGCGCTCGTCCTGCCGACCTCGCTGTCGGGCGGTCGCGCCACACGTCCGCCCGGAGAAGTGATGACGGCGGGTGCGGGCGCGGCCAAACGCCCGCCGGAAGAGACGGGAGAGGTGGAGGAGCCAGCCGACGCCGGTGCCCTGGTGGCGGAGCCTCTGCCCGCGGTGCCCACGACGCCGGGCATCGGCCTGGAGGAACTGAGCGCCCCCACCCTGGCCCGCGCGAAGGACCTGGAGGCCCTGCGCGAGCGCATGGGCTCCCAGCACGTGGACATCGAGCTGAACTGCCGCAAGGCGGGGCCAGACGGGAGCTGCCTGGAGGACGGACTGGCGCCCTACACCCGGGCCCTGGCCGAGCTGCGCGAGGACGCACGGCGCACGCCGGTGCGCGTGGTGCACCTGGGCGACTCGCTGGTGGCCTCCGACCACATCACCGATTTGGTGCGCGACCGGCTCCAGGAGCGCTTCGGCGCGGGCGGCAAGGGCTTCCTCTTCATCACCCGCCCCGCCAGCGCGGGCCGCTGGACGCGCTCGGGCCGAGGCTCGGACGGCTGGGAAATCGAGCGGCTGGTGGACTCCAAGTGGCCCCGCGACCGGGTGGGCTGGACGGGCGTGGCCTTCAGCTCGGAGAAGGGCTCCCAGAGCACGCGCTATGACGTAGAGGGCTCGCGCGTGGCGGAGCTCTTCTTCCTGGCGCAGCCCGCCAGCGGCACCGTGCAGTTCTCCGTGGACGGCAAGCCGCTCCAGCGCATCCACACGCGAGGCTTCTCCAAGAACAAGTCGGAGGCGGCCTTCGCCCGCGTGACACTGCCGCAGGGCGCGAAGTCGCTGACGCTCACCACGTCCGGCAAGGTGGAGCTGCACGGCATGACGCTGGAGTCGGGCACGCCGGGCGTCGTCTACGACACGGTGGGCCTGCTGGGCGGCATGGCGGAGGTGTACCTGCGCGCCCAGCCCGCCGCCTTCCGCGCGCAGCTGCGTCAGCGCAAGCCGTCCCTGGTGGTGATGATGGTGGGCGGCAACGAGGCCTTCTTCTACTCGCGCGACCGCACCACGCTGGACGAGGTGCGCGCGCAGATAAAGGAGCTGATGTCTCGCGTGCGCACCAACGTGCCGAACGCCGCGTGCCTGCTGATGGCGCCCATCGACGCGGGCGTGCGCACCATGAGCGGCGAGGTGGTTTCACGCCGGGGCACCCGGGAGATTGGCGACATCTACCGCGAGGAGGCCCGCGAGGCCGGCTGCGCCTTCTGGGACGCCTATGCCGCCATGGGCGGCGAGGGCTCCGCGATGCGCTGGCTCGAGGAAGGGCTGATGCTGGATGACCTCGTCCACCCGCGCGCCCGGGGCTCGGACTTGTTGGGCCACCTCTTCGACCTGTCCCTCCAACGCGCGTTCGCGAAGAGCCGGGCGCCGCTGGTGGCCGTGGCGGACCCGACCGGCCTGCAGAACGCGGACACCGCGCTGGCGCGCACGTTCGACAAGCTGAAGCGCCGCGAATCCGGAGAGGCCCTTCGCGTGGGCGTCGCGCAGCTCGGCGGCTCGCACACCGCTTCGCACTACTTCACGGACGTGGTGCGCGAGGTGCTGACGAAGCGCTTCGGCGACGCGGGCCGAGGCTTCATCGCCGCCGGCAAGGCGTCCCCCCGCCTGGAGCCCGCGGGCGTGACGCGCGCGCTGGAGGGCGACTGGACCATCGAGGACGCCGCCAAGGACGCGCCTCCTCCCGGAGGCCTGTGGGGCCTGACGGGCATCCGCGCCGTGGGCGGGCCGGGCGCGAAGCTGCGCATCCAGTTCTGCAAGGAGTGCCCGGAGGCGAAGGAGACCTCGGGCCGGTTGGATTTGTACGCGCTGGACGTGCCGGACGTGCTCGCGCCGGACATCGCGGTGGACGGCGAGCTGCTGCCGCCGGACGCGCCTCCGCCGGAGCCGTTGACCGAGCCCACCGTGCGCATCCGCTCCTTCCCTGTCACGGGGTCCTCGCACACCGTGGAGGTGACGGCGCCGAAGGACGGCAACGTCACGGTGCTGGGGGCGTCCCTGGAATACGACACGCCGGGCGTCGTGTACGACGCGCTGGGCCTTCCCGGTGCCACGGCCTCGACATTGGGGGCCATGGACGCGGCGGCGGTGGACGCGCAGTTGGCGTCGCGGCGGCCGGACCTGCTCGTGTTCTGGTACGGAACCAACGAGGCGGGCCGGTCAGGCCTGGACGCCTCGGCGCTGCGCCGGGACTACGCCGCGATGCTGACGCGGCTGCGCAAGGCCACCAACGCGGAGTGCCTGGTGATGGGCCCCACGGACCGGCTCACGCAGGACGCCAACGGCCGGTGGAGCGAGGCGCCCTCGCTGGCGTCGGTGCTGAACACGCTGCCGCAGGTGGCGAAGGACGCGGGGTGCGCGTACTGGTCGACGCGCGCGGCCATGGGCGGAGAGCGCTCCATGCTGCGCTGGCAGCGCGCGCAGCCCGCGCTGGGCCACGCGGACGGCGTCCACCTGACACCGGAAGGCTACGCGCGGCTGGCGGGGGCCTTCTCCCGAGAGCTGCTCACCGCGTACGAGGCCCACAAGAAGGCGGGCCCCACCTCGCGCGTGGAGGACAACTGA
- a CDS encoding NADPH-dependent FMN reductase, which translates to MTTTRILAISGSLRTGSFNRQLLAIAVAHARALGAEVDVVDLKTLELPVYDGDVEAKALPAPVEELRERLGKAQGLLIASPEYNSSIPGGLKNAIDWVSRPPGRLFQEKWVAMMGATPGVFGTARMQPHLRQVMASVGAHVLPTQVHMARVSDAFTPDGKLKDEARQKEVEGLAAALVSKLKP; encoded by the coding sequence ATGACGACGACGCGCATCCTCGCCATCAGTGGCAGCCTCCGGACGGGGAGCTTCAACCGCCAGCTCCTGGCCATCGCCGTTGCCCACGCCCGCGCGCTGGGCGCGGAGGTGGATGTGGTGGACCTGAAGACGCTGGAGTTGCCCGTCTACGACGGCGACGTGGAGGCCAAGGCCCTGCCTGCTCCCGTGGAGGAACTGCGCGAGCGGCTGGGCAAGGCCCAGGGCCTGCTCATCGCCAGCCCGGAGTACAACTCTTCCATTCCTGGAGGCCTGAAGAACGCCATCGACTGGGTGTCCCGCCCGCCCGGCAGGCTCTTCCAGGAGAAGTGGGTGGCGATGATGGGCGCCACGCCCGGCGTCTTCGGCACCGCGCGCATGCAGCCGCACCTGCGGCAGGTGATGGCCTCCGTGGGGGCGCACGTGCTGCCCACGCAGGTGCACATGGCCCGCGTGTCGGATGCCTTCACCCCGGACGGGAAGCTCAAGGACGAGGCGCGCCAGAAGGAAGTGGAAGGGTTGGCGGCCGCGTTGGTTTCCAAGCTGAAGCCCTGA
- a CDS encoding phosphomannomutase/phosphoglucomutase: MNAHIFREYDIRGLVDKDLTTEVVELLGKGLGTIIRRLGGRSIAVGRDCRESSTRFRDSLCAGLTSTGLNVFDVGVVPTPLTYFAANTLPVDGLAMITGSHNPPEYNGFKIGAGKTTFHSHEIQALRKLIEARDFEVSPKPGTVTPYDIITPYSHFVRQTVKVGRKGMRIVIDAGNGTGGAIAVPLFESMGFDVVPLFCEMDATFPNHHPDPTVVENLQDLIAAVKREKAEVGIAYDGDSDRIGVIDDQGNILWGDQLMVLFSRYVLKESPGAAIVGEVKCSYTLYDDIAKRGGKPVMWKAGHSLIKSKMKETQAELAGEMSGHIFFKNRYFGFDDAIYSTARLLEILTHEKATMSELLSDVPKTYASPELRFDTKEEKKFEMVKRATETLRDAGHDIIDVDGVRVTFPDGWGLIRASNTQPILVLRFEANTPERLKEIQALIEGTVEKVKVEVGG; encoded by the coding sequence ATGAACGCGCACATCTTCCGCGAATACGATATCCGAGGCCTGGTCGATAAGGACCTCACTACCGAGGTGGTGGAGTTGCTGGGCAAGGGCCTGGGCACCATCATCCGTCGCCTGGGCGGGCGCTCCATCGCGGTGGGCCGCGACTGTCGCGAGTCCTCCACCCGCTTCCGGGACTCGCTCTGCGCGGGCCTCACCTCCACGGGCCTCAACGTGTTCGACGTGGGCGTGGTCCCCACGCCGCTGACGTACTTCGCCGCCAACACCCTGCCGGTGGACGGCCTGGCGATGATTACCGGCAGCCACAACCCGCCCGAGTACAACGGCTTCAAGATTGGCGCGGGGAAGACGACCTTCCACAGCCACGAGATTCAAGCCCTGCGCAAGCTCATCGAGGCGCGGGACTTCGAGGTGTCGCCCAAGCCGGGCACGGTGACGCCGTACGACATCATCACGCCCTACAGCCACTTCGTCCGCCAGACGGTGAAGGTGGGCCGCAAGGGGATGCGCATCGTCATCGACGCCGGCAACGGCACGGGCGGCGCCATCGCGGTGCCGCTGTTCGAGAGCATGGGCTTCGACGTGGTGCCCCTGTTCTGTGAGATGGACGCGACGTTCCCCAACCACCACCCGGACCCGACGGTGGTGGAGAACCTGCAGGACCTCATCGCGGCGGTGAAGCGCGAGAAGGCCGAGGTGGGCATCGCCTACGACGGCGACAGCGACCGCATTGGCGTCATCGACGACCAGGGCAACATCCTCTGGGGCGACCAGCTGATGGTGCTCTTCAGCCGCTACGTGCTGAAGGAGAGCCCGGGCGCGGCCATCGTCGGCGAGGTGAAGTGCAGCTACACGCTGTACGACGACATCGCGAAGCGCGGCGGCAAGCCCGTCATGTGGAAGGCCGGGCACTCGCTCATCAAGTCGAAGATGAAGGAGACGCAGGCGGAGCTGGCTGGAGAGATGAGCGGCCACATCTTCTTCAAGAACCGCTACTTCGGCTTCGACGACGCCATCTACTCCACCGCGCGCCTGCTGGAGATTCTCACGCACGAGAAGGCGACCATGTCGGAGCTCCTGTCCGACGTGCCGAAGACGTACGCCAGCCCGGAGCTGCGCTTCGACACGAAGGAAGAGAAGAAGTTCGAGATGGTGAAGCGCGCCACGGAGACGCTGCGCGACGCGGGCCACGACATCATCGACGTGGACGGCGTGCGCGTGACGTTCCCCGACGGCTGGGGCCTCATCCGTGCTTCCAACACGCAGCCCATCCTGGTGCTGCGCTTCGAGGCCAACACGCCCGAGCGCCTCAAGGAAATCCAGGCCCTCATCGAGGGCACCGTGGAGAAGGTCAAGGTCGAGGTCGGGGGCTGA
- a CDS encoding YciI family protein, which produces MRVMVIVKATKDSEANVMPDEKLMTEMGKYNEELMKAGVLLAGDGLHPSNKGKRIRFADGKKSVIDGPFAETKELIAGYWLWQVKSMDEAVEWARRCPPPMPGEESELEIRPVFEAEDFGAEFTPELRAQEEKLRAELEQKQKA; this is translated from the coding sequence ATGCGCGTCATGGTCATTGTGAAGGCGACGAAGGACTCCGAAGCCAATGTGATGCCCGACGAGAAGCTGATGACCGAGATGGGCAAGTACAACGAGGAGCTGATGAAGGCGGGCGTGCTCCTGGCCGGTGACGGGCTCCACCCGAGCAACAAGGGCAAGCGCATCCGGTTCGCGGACGGGAAGAAGAGCGTCATCGACGGTCCGTTCGCGGAGACGAAGGAGCTCATCGCCGGCTATTGGCTCTGGCAGGTGAAGTCGATGGACGAGGCCGTGGAGTGGGCGCGCCGCTGCCCGCCCCCTATGCCCGGAGAGGAGTCGGAGCTCGAGATTCGCCCGGTCTTCGAGGCCGAGGACTTCGGCGCCGAGTTCACCCCGGAGCTGCGCGCGCAGGAAGAGAAGCTGCGCGCCGAGCTGGAGCAGAAGCAGAAGGCGTAA
- a CDS encoding MBOAT family O-acyltransferase: MLSHSVQYLVFVIAVFALYWAVHRHYWPRIGVLLVASLFFYAAFTPFPILIFLVGVTVDHLCVKGMGRARSQGVRKALVTVSVVSNLGLLAGFKYLEMLRQTLLSLLAPWGIEVRAEPFNLLMPVGLSFFVFQAISYTVDVYRQKASAEHSFIEHLLYLLFFPRVVSGPIVRASELMVHFRQTPSLTPEAGGHALFRIAVGLVKKLVIADVLGAGLVDPVFAAPEKYASAECIVAAVAYTFELYYDFSGYSDIAIGVAALFGFKFPENFNRPYLAKNIGEFWNRWHLSLSTWLRDYLYRPLGGNRVSKPRVLLNLMTVMVLGGLWHGADWRFAVWGAVHGVALCVSRCWEWSVGKPESPGIPRVAMGMLTTFTIVVLTRVVFRAADMAHAGEFYERMMAGVPGIANVSPLVWGMLAAAVFFHAVPMKLYTVSSDLFVRMPVPVRAAVLVVLGLGIRHLSAVETRPYVYLQF; the protein is encoded by the coding sequence GTGCTGTCGCACAGCGTCCAGTACCTCGTCTTCGTCATCGCGGTGTTCGCCCTGTACTGGGCGGTGCACCGGCACTACTGGCCGCGCATCGGCGTGCTGCTGGTGGCCAGCCTCTTCTTCTACGCGGCCTTCACGCCCTTCCCCATCCTCATCTTCCTGGTGGGCGTCACGGTGGACCACCTGTGCGTGAAGGGCATGGGCCGCGCGCGGTCGCAGGGGGTCCGCAAGGCGCTCGTCACGGTGTCGGTCGTCTCCAACCTGGGCCTGCTCGCGGGCTTCAAGTACCTGGAGATGCTGCGACAGACGCTGCTGTCGCTGCTGGCGCCGTGGGGCATCGAAGTCCGCGCCGAGCCCTTCAACCTGCTGATGCCGGTGGGCCTGTCCTTCTTCGTCTTCCAGGCCATCAGCTACACGGTGGACGTGTACCGGCAGAAGGCGAGCGCGGAGCACTCGTTCATCGAGCACCTGCTGTACCTGCTCTTCTTCCCGCGCGTGGTGAGTGGCCCCATCGTGCGGGCGTCGGAGCTGATGGTGCACTTCCGCCAGACGCCGAGCCTCACGCCCGAGGCTGGTGGCCACGCCCTCTTCCGCATCGCGGTGGGCCTGGTGAAGAAGCTGGTCATCGCGGACGTGCTGGGCGCGGGACTGGTGGACCCCGTCTTCGCCGCGCCAGAGAAGTACGCCTCCGCGGAGTGCATCGTCGCGGCGGTGGCCTACACCTTCGAGCTCTACTACGACTTCTCGGGGTACTCGGACATCGCGATTGGCGTGGCGGCGCTGTTTGGCTTCAAGTTCCCGGAGAACTTCAACCGGCCGTACCTGGCGAAGAACATCGGCGAGTTCTGGAACCGGTGGCACCTGAGCCTGTCCACGTGGTTGCGGGACTACCTGTACCGGCCGCTGGGCGGCAACCGCGTGTCGAAGCCGCGCGTGCTGCTCAACCTGATGACGGTGATGGTGCTGGGCGGCCTGTGGCATGGCGCGGACTGGCGCTTCGCCGTCTGGGGCGCGGTGCACGGCGTGGCGCTGTGCGTGTCACGTTGCTGGGAGTGGTCGGTTGGCAAGCCCGAGTCCCCGGGCATCCCCCGCGTGGCGATGGGCATGCTGACGACATTCACCATCGTCGTGCTGACGCGCGTGGTGTTCCGGGCAGCGGACATGGCGCACGCGGGTGAGTTCTACGAACGGATGATGGCGGGCGTGCCCGGCATCGCCAACGTGAGCCCGCTGGTGTGGGGCATGCTGGCCGCGGCGGTCTTCTTCCATGCCGTGCCGATGAAGCTCTACACGGTGTCGTCGGACCTCTTCGTCCGCATGCCCGTGCCGGTGCGCGCCGCGGTGCTGGTGGTGCTCGGCCTGGGCATCCGCCACCTGTCCGCGGTGGAGACGCGCCCGTACGTGTACCTGCAGTTCTAG
- a CDS encoding ROK family protein encodes MPTLGIDLGGTFARAAVVDEVGKLIAASKVALVERSPSAVVETIAQAASDAVRAAGVPLGACGVAAAGQIHKDSGVLSVAPNLGWRNVPLGALLTHRLGQPVRVVNDLAAAAWGELHAGAGRGAQDMLVVFVGSGVGSAIIAGGRLVDGGGGVAGELGHIKVVPGGRRCGCGELGCLEAYVGGHNLIAQTRELLASGNAPEVARLTGGDPARITPVTLEKAAEAGDVAAGEVYERAAQFLALAVANQVTMLNPARLVLGGGVLSHCPGLRRRVEEGVRAWSSTTSREGLLIADAELGDDSGLIGAALLVK; translated from the coding sequence ATGCCAACGCTCGGAATCGACCTGGGGGGAACCTTTGCCCGCGCCGCCGTGGTGGACGAGGTAGGCAAGTTGATCGCCGCCTCGAAGGTGGCCCTGGTGGAGCGCAGTCCCTCCGCTGTCGTGGAGACCATTGCCCAGGCTGCTTCGGACGCGGTGAGGGCCGCCGGTGTGCCTCTGGGCGCGTGCGGCGTGGCGGCCGCCGGGCAGATTCACAAGGACTCGGGCGTGCTGTCGGTGGCTCCCAACCTGGGCTGGCGCAACGTACCGCTGGGCGCGCTGCTCACGCACCGGCTGGGCCAGCCGGTGCGTGTAGTGAACGACCTGGCCGCTGCGGCGTGGGGTGAGCTGCACGCGGGCGCGGGTCGGGGCGCGCAGGACATGCTGGTGGTGTTCGTGGGCTCGGGTGTCGGCAGCGCCATCATCGCGGGCGGACGGCTCGTGGACGGTGGTGGCGGCGTGGCGGGCGAGCTGGGCCACATCAAGGTGGTTCCCGGAGGACGCCGCTGCGGCTGCGGTGAGCTGGGGTGCCTGGAGGCCTACGTCGGTGGCCACAACCTCATCGCGCAGACGCGGGAGCTGCTCGCGAGCGGCAATGCGCCGGAGGTGGCTCGGCTGACGGGCGGAGACCCGGCGCGCATCACGCCGGTGACGCTGGAGAAGGCGGCGGAGGCGGGCGACGTGGCGGCCGGTGAAGTCTATGAGCGGGCGGCGCAGTTCCTGGCGTTGGCCGTGGCCAACCAGGTGACGATGCTCAACCCGGCGCGGCTGGTGCTGGGGGGCGGCGTGCTGAGCCACTGCCCGGGGCTGCGGCGCCGCGTGGAGGAGGGCGTGCGCGCCTGGTCCTCCACGACGTCGCGCGAGGGCCTGCTCATCGCGGACGCGGAGCTGGGAGACGACAGCGGTCTGATTGGCGCGGCGTTGCTGGTGAAGTAG
- a CDS encoding serine/threonine-protein kinase has product MSASCLEGQRHGPLVFRRWLGAGALGTVYLAEYLPTGHRFAVKVLHPHLAAQPAMQRRFYAEAHALRELVHPHVARVLDARPGPGGLPCLLMEYADGESFSRLPMPLAPVEAVELLGQTLEAVEAAHARGLMHWDLSADNLVLTRDARGERRVKVLDFGASAILSSSLSPAERARGMVVGSPAFIAPEQWSGEVVDGRADVYALGVVGYLLLTGRLPFGIGRAGELAPPEPHVLNPSVPPALSAVLLRALAPRPAERFPDARAFREELARCMDPRARAAEREAALVDDVELLVDIDITFDEDAEPVSQAPILLLPEMRMPEGNVTIFGQAIPEDGATPLHLALRAAAHAEPVLEAPAPRVAAPAGLDVRVSLAEGWTLVVANDVSVDGFFAAWDGALPPLAARLGVELSFAGRTVTCEGDVVRHVTGDEARTWGVAAGAFIHFAEPAPALRQWVAWMLEEGRRPEPRPDGELARLLARAAEAAKDPYVLLGARPDADFEEIRRRASAALRRLEGFRVRPLPSGQRRALEALRGRVESARCTLGEPLSRAGFDAVRGNLPGLARCVEAGLPDEEVEPLRHAFLSARPGSEARARALFTQGHALEVQRALRAALSRYANALALDPLNVSWLRHYQELRQRAQGLTPSMPPVLHEGAVAPAALLP; this is encoded by the coding sequence GTGTCAGCGAGCTGCCTGGAGGGACAGCGGCACGGGCCGCTCGTCTTCCGGCGCTGGTTGGGGGCGGGGGCGCTGGGCACGGTGTACCTGGCGGAGTATCTCCCCACGGGGCACCGCTTCGCGGTGAAGGTTTTGCACCCGCACCTGGCGGCGCAGCCGGCCATGCAGCGCCGCTTCTACGCGGAGGCGCATGCTTTGCGCGAGCTGGTCCACCCGCACGTGGCCCGCGTGTTGGACGCGCGCCCGGGGCCCGGCGGTCTGCCGTGCCTGCTGATGGAGTACGCCGACGGTGAGTCCTTCTCCCGGCTTCCCATGCCGCTGGCGCCCGTGGAGGCGGTGGAGTTGCTGGGGCAGACGCTGGAGGCCGTGGAGGCCGCGCACGCGCGCGGGCTCATGCATTGGGATTTGTCCGCGGACAACCTCGTCCTCACGCGGGATGCGCGGGGGGAGCGCCGGGTGAAGGTGCTCGACTTCGGGGCCAGCGCCATCCTCAGCTCGAGCCTGTCTCCCGCGGAGCGGGCTCGCGGCATGGTGGTGGGCTCGCCGGCCTTCATCGCGCCCGAGCAGTGGTCCGGTGAGGTCGTGGACGGCCGCGCGGACGTGTATGCGCTGGGCGTGGTGGGCTACCTGCTGCTCACCGGGCGGCTGCCCTTCGGCATCGGCCGCGCGGGGGAGCTGGCGCCTCCGGAGCCGCATGTCCTCAATCCCAGCGTGCCACCCGCGCTGTCCGCGGTGCTGCTGCGGGCCCTGGCGCCGCGGCCCGCCGAGCGCTTCCCGGATGCCCGCGCGTTCCGCGAGGAACTGGCGCGCTGCATGGACCCGCGTGCCCGCGCGGCGGAGCGCGAGGCGGCGCTGGTCGACGACGTGGAGCTGCTGGTGGACATCGACATCACGTTCGACGAGGACGCAGAGCCCGTGTCCCAGGCGCCCATCCTGCTGCTGCCGGAGATGCGCATGCCAGAAGGCAACGTCACCATCTTCGGCCAGGCCATTCCGGAGGACGGTGCCACGCCGCTGCACCTGGCGCTGCGGGCGGCGGCCCATGCGGAGCCGGTGCTGGAGGCGCCGGCCCCTCGAGTCGCCGCGCCCGCGGGGTTGGACGTTCGCGTGAGTCTCGCTGAGGGCTGGACGCTGGTGGTGGCCAACGACGTGTCGGTGGATGGCTTCTTCGCCGCGTGGGATGGCGCGCTGCCGCCGCTGGCCGCGCGCCTGGGCGTGGAGCTGTCCTTCGCGGGGCGCACCGTGACGTGCGAGGGCGACGTCGTCCGCCATGTCACGGGAGACGAGGCCCGGACCTGGGGCGTGGCCGCGGGCGCGTTCATCCACTTCGCCGAGCCCGCGCCGGCGCTGCGCCAGTGGGTGGCGTGGATGTTGGAGGAGGGCCGCCGGCCGGAGCCGCGTCCCGATGGGGAGCTGGCGCGGCTGCTCGCCCGGGCCGCGGAGGCCGCGAAGGACCCGTATGTCCTGCTGGGGGCGCGGCCCGACGCCGACTTCGAGGAGATTCGCCGCCGGGCCAGCGCCGCCCTGCGCCGGCTGGAGGGCTTCCGCGTCCGTCCGCTGCCGTCCGGGCAGCGCCGCGCGCTGGAGGCCCTGCGGGGTCGGGTGGAGTCCGCCCGCTGCACCCTGGGCGAGCCGCTGAGCCGCGCCGGCTTCGACGCCGTTCGAGGCAACCTGCCCGGGCTGGCCCGCTGCGTGGAAGCAGGGCTGCCGGACGAGGAGGTGGAGCCCCTGCGCCACGCCTTCCTGTCGGCCCGGCCGGGCTCGGAGGCCCGGGCCCGTGCGCTCTTCACCCAGGGACACGCGCTGGAGGTGCAGCGGGCCCTGCGCGCCGCCCTCTCTCGCTATGCGAACGCGCTGGCGTTGGACCCGCTCAACGTGTCGTGGCTGAGGCATTACCAGGAGCTGCGCCAGCGGGCGCAGGGGCTGACGCCTTCCATGCCCCCCGTGCTCCACGAGGGGGCCGTGGCCCCTGCGGCCCTGCTTCCGTAG
- a CDS encoding mannose-1-phosphate guanylyltransferase → MALYPVIMAGGSGTRFWPLSRQARPKQFLPLASKLPLITDTSARLKGLASVKDTFIVCGPLHAKAAAKLVKGLPKSNLLVEPVARNTAPAIALAAVQVAARNPKGVMVVLPSDHHVADVPGFKRTLADAADLAEAGHIVTLGIKPSRPETGYGYIQVGAALEGGGRKVQAFKEKPDLETARGYMSSGDYLWNGGIFVFRVDVILEAFAKHMPEMQKGLDALRKAAGKRTFGAVLKKVFPRLPSTSIDYGVMEKASNIAVLPGDFGWSDVGSFAAIPEVRPADANGNVVSGNLAVVVDCHNCVVLADKRPLSVVGLTDMVVVDSGDAVLVVPKDKSQDVRKVVEALKARKLAKYL, encoded by the coding sequence ATGGCCCTCTACCCCGTCATCATGGCCGGAGGCTCCGGCACCCGTTTCTGGCCGCTGTCCCGTCAGGCGCGGCCCAAGCAGTTCCTGCCGCTGGCTTCCAAGCTGCCGCTCATCACCGACACGTCCGCGCGCCTCAAGGGGCTCGCCTCGGTGAAGGACACCTTCATCGTCTGCGGCCCCCTGCACGCGAAGGCCGCGGCGAAGCTGGTGAAGGGGCTGCCCAAGTCGAACCTGCTGGTGGAGCCGGTGGCTCGCAACACCGCGCCCGCCATCGCCCTGGCGGCGGTGCAGGTGGCCGCGCGCAACCCCAAGGGTGTCATGGTGGTGCTGCCTTCCGACCACCACGTGGCGGACGTGCCCGGCTTCAAGCGCACGCTCGCGGACGCGGCGGACCTGGCGGAGGCGGGGCACATCGTCACGCTGGGCATCAAGCCCTCGCGCCCGGAGACGGGCTACGGCTACATCCAGGTCGGTGCGGCGCTGGAGGGCGGTGGCCGCAAGGTGCAGGCCTTCAAGGAGAAGCCCGACCTGGAGACGGCGCGCGGCTACATGTCCTCCGGTGACTACCTGTGGAACGGCGGCATCTTCGTCTTCCGCGTGGACGTCATCCTGGAGGCCTTCGCGAAGCACATGCCGGAGATGCAGAAGGGCCTGGACGCCCTGCGCAAGGCCGCGGGCAAGCGGACCTTCGGCGCGGTGCTGAAGAAGGTGTTCCCCAGGCTGCCCTCCACCTCCATCGACTACGGCGTCATGGAGAAGGCCTCCAACATCGCGGTGCTGCCGGGTGACTTCGGCTGGTCGGATGTCGGCTCGTTCGCGGCGATTCCAGAGGTGCGCCCCGCCGACGCCAACGGCAACGTGGTGTCCGGCAACCTCGCGGTGGTGGTGGACTGCCACAACTGCGTGGTGCTGGCCGACAAGCGCCCGCTGTCCGTGGTGGGCCTCACCGACATGGTGGTGGTGGACTCCGGCGACGCGGTGCTCGTGGTGCCGAAGGACAAGAGCCAGGACGTGCGCAAGGTGGTGGAGGCGCTCAAGGCTCGCAAGCTGGCGAAGTACCTGTAG